Part of the Gordonia crocea genome is shown below.
CCAAACAGGTATCCGCGGGCGACGACGTGACATCGGCCACTCCCTCGCGTACCGTGAACTAGAACACGTTCTAGAACGTGTTCCAGTTCTTGGAACGAATCCCCTTGACCCCAATCCCCAAGACTTGAGGAGTGATCCATGCGTGCAGCGGTGACCGGAGCGGCCGGGTACGTCGGGACCAACCTGATCGAGGCGCTCGTCGCCGACGGTCATGAGGTCCTGGCCATCGACCGCGAGATCCCCGCCGACGCCGGCGCGACGCAGGATTCCTGCGAGTGGCGCGAGATCGACATCTTCGACGTCGAGGCGATGACCGCCGCGCTCCGCGGTGTCGACCGCGTCTACCACCTGGTCGCGATGATCACCCTGAAGCAAGAGGACCCGATTGCCTGGCGGGTCAACACCGAGGGCGTCGCGGTCGTAGCGCGGGCCGCGCTGGCCGCCGGCGTGGGCCGCTTCGTGCACTGTAGTTCGATCCACTCCTTCGACCAGTACAGCTGCGGCGGCACCATCGACGAGAAGTCAGTCCGGTCGGCCGACGCCCACATACCGGTCTACGACCGCTCCAAGTGGGCCGGCGAGCAGGAACTGCGAACGGTGATCGCCGAGGGCCTCGACGCCGTCATCGCCAACCCCACCGGGGTTTACGGACCCGTCGACGGGGCGCACGGACGCCCGCTGTCGCGGATCAACGGCATCCTGCGCGACGGGGCACGCGGTTTCGTCCCCGTCTTCATCGAGGGCGGATTCGACCTCGTCGATGTGCGCGACGTCGCTCGCGGGCTCATCTTGGCGGGCGAGCACGGTCGAACCGGGGAGAACTACATCATCGGCGGCGAGCACGTGCGGCTGATGGATGCGCTGTGCGAGGCCGCCGGTGCGACCGGCCGCCTGCGCCCGGCCTTCGCCATCCCCACCGGGATCCTCAACGCGGTCATTGCGATCGCCGAACCGATCGGACACCTCTTCGGCTCCGACCTCGTGTCGCGCGCCTCGCTCGGCGCCATCCAGTCAGCGCCGAAGATCGACATTGACAAGGCGCGCACCGAACTCGGCTACTCCCCCAGGAACAGCGCCGAAACCGTTGCCGACCTGGTCGGATTCCTCGCCGAGTCCGGACGGCTGGGTTCGGCGCGCCCCAAGGCCAGTCGTCGTGCGCAGGTGCCGGCCGCGGTCTGACCGCTAGGGGCAGCGGACCTTCAGTTCGAAGTGCTTCTTCGACGGCTGGGTCAGGTTGGAGATGTTGACCCCGGTGGCCTCGCCGGCGATAGTGTAGGTCTTCAGCGATTTGGTCACCGTCGCACTGCCACCACCGGGAATCCCGCTGACGAAGCCCAGGGTGACGCCATCGACGGCACCCAGGCCCACCGACAGGACCTGCGGGTTGTCCCCGTCGGTGATCACCGCGGCGATGCCGGAGTTGTTCTGCTTCGAGCCGACCGAGATGTTGATCCGTCCGTTGCTCGTCACGCAACCGACGCTCTTGTCCGGCAGATTCAGCGCCACGCCGTCGACCTTGACCGATGCCTCTCCGCCCTGCCCGATCGGGTTGTCGACGGAATTGCAGCCGGTCAGAGCAGCTGCGAGGACGCCCGCACCGAGAATCGATGCCATGTGAAGTCGTTGCATGTGCACCAGACTAGACGGGGGCTGTCGGTCGCCTTTCCGCTCCCCAACCCTTCGCCGACTGGGCCCTCATTGTCGCCGACTGGGCCCTGATCTTCGCCGACTGGGCCCTCGTCTACGCCGCCGGGGAGAGTCAAACGCCAGGTGATCACGCTCCGCCGCAACAAGGGCGGCACCCTCCCAGTAAGTCAACTGGGCAGACGCGTGCCCACCCATTGTCTGGCAGCGGGAACTCTCCGCGTCGACCTTGGGTCCAGTCGACGAGAATGAGGGCCCAGTCGACGAGAATGAGGGCCCAGCCGACAAGATCGAGGGCCCAGTCGACAAGATCGAGGGCCCAGTCGGCGGGAATGAGGGCCCAGTCGACGGGAATGAGGGCCCAGTCGACGGGAATGAGGGCCCAGTCGACGGGAATGAGGGCCCAGTCGACGAGAATGAGGGCCCAGTCGACGGTGCGAAACGACTGGCTAGACGGTGAAGCCCAGTGCCCGCAACTGCTCGCGACCGTCGTCGGTGATCTTCTCCGGACCCCACGGCGGGAGCCACACCCAGTTGATCTCCAACTCGGTACACAACCCGCTCGAGATGAGCGCGGCCCGCGACTGGTCCTCGATGACGTCCTGCAGCGGGCAGGCCGCCGAGGTCAGCGTCATGTCGAGCTTGGCGACCGCCTCGTCGGTGACCTCCATGCCGTAGACCAGACCGAGGTCGACGACGTTGATCCCCAGCTCGGGGTCGACGACGTCGCGCATGGCCTCCTCGACGTCCTCGAGTTTCGGCAGCGAGGTGGTTGGTTCTGCTTGCGGCTCGGTGTCGGTCATGCCGGCTCCTCTTCCTTGGTCTTGGTCTCTGGGGCGTCGTCGACGGCCCGGCTCAACGCATCCTTGAACGCCATCCACCCCAGCAGCGCACACTTCACCCGGGCCGGATACTTGCTCACCCCGGCGAAGGCGATCCCGTCCCCGATCACCTCGTCGTCGCCGGAATCCTGCCCCCGGGAGGTCATCATCGTGGTGAACGACTCGACGACGCCCAGCGCCTCGTCGACCGGCAGCCCGACCAGCTGGTCGTACAGCACCGATGTCGAGGCCTGGGAAATCGAGCAGCCCTGACCGCCGTAGGAGACGTCGGCCACCGACGCTCCGTCATCGGACAGCGCGACGCGCAGGGTGACCTCGTCGCCGCACGTCGGGTTCACATGGTGGACCTCGGCACCGAACGGCTCGCGCAGCCCCCGGCCGTGCGGGTGCTTGTAGTGGTCCAGGATGACGTCCTGGTACATCTGTTCCATCCGCATCCTCAGCGCCCCCCGAAGAAGGACTGGGCGCGGACGATCGCGGCGGCCAGCCGGTCGACCTCGTCGACGGTGTTGTAGGCGGCGAAGGTGGCCCGGGCCGAAGCGGCGATGCCGAACCGCCGGTGCATCGGCCACGCGCAGTGGTGTCCGACGCGGATCGCGACCCCCTCGTCGTCGAGGATCTGGCCGAGGTCGTGGGCGTGGACCCCGTCGACGACGAAGCTCACCGCGCCGCCGCGATTCACCGTGTCGGTGGGCCCGATGATCCGCAATCCGTCGATCTGCCCCAACGCGGCCAGTGCCGCCGCGGTCAACGCGTGCTCGTGCTGCGCCACCGCCTCCATGCCCAGCGAGTCCAGGTAGTCGACGGCCGCACCGAGCCCGACGGCCTGCGAGGTCATCGGCACGCCGGCCTCGAACCGCTGGGGCGGCGCCGCATACGTCGACGACTCCATCGTGACGGTCTCGATCATCGATCCGCCGGTGAGGAACGGTGGCAGTTGCTCGAGCAGCCGGGAACGGCCGTAGAGCACGCCGACGCCGGACGGCCCGAACATCTTGTGGCCGGAGAAGGCGGCGAAGTCGACGTCGAGCGCGGCGAAGTCGACCGCCATGTGCGGAACCGACTGGCAGGCATCGAGGACGACGAGGGCGCCGACCTCTCGGGCCCGCCGGACAATTTCGGCGACGTCGGCGACTGCACCGGTGACGTTGCTCTGGTGGGTGAAGGCGACAACGCGCACCGACCCGTCGAGAGTCAGCGAATCCAGATCAATCCGGCCGTCGTCGGTGACGCCGTACCACCGCAGCGTGGCACCGGTGCGCCGGCAAACCTCTTGCCACGGCACCAGGTTCGCGTGGTGTTCGAGCTCGGTGACGACGATCGTGTCGCCCGGACCGAGGGGCTTGCCGCCAAAAACGCCACCGGCCCGGTCGTCGGACAGCGCACAGGCGACGAGGTTCAGCGATTCGGTCGCATTCTTGGTGAACACGATCTCATCGGCGCCCACGCCGACGAACCGCGCGATGACCTCCCGCGCATGCTCGTAGGCGTCGGTCGCCTCCTCGGCGAGCTGGTGAGCACCGCGGTGGACCGCCGCGTTGTGGCTGACGAGGAAGTCGCGCTCGGCGTCGAGAACCTGCAACGGTCGCTGCGACGTCGCTCCGGAATCCAAGTACGCCAGCGGTTTACCGTCCCGGACCCGTCGGGCCAGGATCGGGAAATCGGCGCGTACCGCGACGACGTCGAGCGGCGTCGTGGTCTCCTCCCGGGCGATGCTCACGTTGCTCTCCCCTCGTCGTCGGCCGGTGTGGTCAGGCGCTCGCGCCGCTGGTGAACCGCACGTAGCCGTTGTTCTCCAACTCGTCGGCGAGCTCGGGGCCGGCCGACTCGACAATCCGCCCGTCGACGAAGACGTGCACGTAGTCGGGCTTGATGTAGCGCAGGATCCGCGTGTAGTGCGTGATCAGCAGGACGCCGCCGTCCTCCTGCTCCTTGTAGCGGTTCACGCCTTCGGAGACGATGCGCAGGGCGTCGACGTCGAGACCCGAGTCGGTCTCGTCGAGGATGGCGATCTTCGGCTTGAGCAGGTCGAGCTGCAGGATCTCGTGGCGCTTCTTCTCGCCGCCGGAGAACCCCTCGTTGACGCTGCGCTCGGCGAACGCCGGGTCGATCTCCAGGGCGGCCATCGCCTCCTTGGTCTCCTTGACCCAGTGGCGCAGCTTCGGCGCCTCGCCGCGCACGGCGGTGGCGGCGGTGCGCAGGAAGTTCGACATCGAGACACCGGGGACCTCGACCGGGTACTGCATGGCCAGGAACAGTCCGGCGCGGGCCCGCTCGTCCACCGACATCTCCAGCACGTCCTCACCGTCGAGGGTGATGGATCCGCTGGTGACCTCGTACTTGGGATGGCCGGCGATCGCGTAGGAGAGCGTGGACTTGCCCGAGCCGTTGGGGCCCATGATCGCGTGCGTCTCACCCGACTTCACGGTCAGGTTGACGCCCTTGAGGATCTCGATCGGCTCGGCGTCGGGGTCGGTGGTGGCGACTTTCACGTGCAGGTCGCGGATTTCCAGTGTGGTCACTTCTCAGGTCCTTGGTAATGGTGGTTGGTGGGCTGGGTGGCGGGGTCAGACGCCGCCGACGGCCAGTTCGGCCTCGACGGCCTCGGTCAGCCGGTCGCGCAGGGCGGGCACCGGGATCTTGGCGATGACCTCGCCGAAGAATCCGCGCACGACGAGGCGGCGGGCGGCGTCCTCGGGGATCCCGCGGGCCATCAGGTAGAACAGCTGCTCGTCGTCGAATCGGCCGGTGGCGCTCGCGTGGCCCGCGCCGACGATCTCGCCGGTCTCGATCTCCAGGTTCGGCACGGAGTCGGCCCGCGCACCGTCGGTGAGGACCAGGTTGCGGTTCAGCTCGTAGGTGTCGGTCCCCTCGGCCGCCGGGCGGATCAGGACGTCGCCGATCCACACGGTGTGCGCCTCTTTGCGCTTGTCGCCCGACGGGTCGCCCCGCAGCGCACCCTTGTAGGTGACGAAAGAGCGGCAGTGGGGCTGCGAGTGGTCGACGAGCAGTCGCTGTTCGAGGTGCTGGCCGGCGTCGGCGAAGTACAGGCCCCACATCTCGGCGTCGCCACCGGGAGCGGCATAGCGCACGATGGGTGAGAGCCGCACCAGGTTGCCGCCGAGGGAGATCGCGAAGTGGCGCAGCGTGGCGTCGCGCTGCAGCAGCGCGTGGTGTGTCGCGACGTGCACCGTGTCATCGGCCCACTCGTGCAGGTTGACGACGGTCAGGTGGGCGCCGTCCCCGACGATGAACTCGATGTTCTCCGCGTAGGTGCCGCTGCCGCGCTGGTCGAGCACGATGACGGCCTTGGCGAACCGCTCGACCCGGACCTGGAGATGGCCGTAAGCCGTCTCCCCCTCGCCCGGACCGGTGATGACGACATTGACCGGCTCGTCGAGGACGGCCTCGGCCGCGACGGTGAGGATGGTGGCCTCGGGGAACGACGAGAACGCTTGTGCCGCAACGCGGTCGAAGGGAACGCCGCCCTGGCCCAGGCGCTCGTCGCCGCGGGCGACGGTTTCCACGGTCAGCCCGTCGGGCAGGCTCGCGTCGGCGGTCCCGACCTCGACGGCCGCGGTTCCGGTGGCCGGCGCCGTGCCGTTGTGCAGGCCGCGGAGGCGGCGGAACGGGGTGAACCGCCATGCCTCCTCGTGCTGCCCGGGGACCTCGAAGGCCTCGACGTCGAACGACGTGAAGAGTTCGCCCTTGTTGGCGACGACCGTCGCCGCGGGGTTGCTCTGCGTGGTGCTGTCCGACATCAGCCGACGGCTCCTTCCATTTGCAGCTCGATGAGCCGGTTGAGTTCGAGCGCGTACTCCATCGGCAGTTCCTTGGCGATGGGCTCGACGAAGCCGCGCACCACCATGGCCATCGCCTCGTCCTCGGTGAGACCGCGGCTCATCAGGTAGAACAGCTGGTCGTCGGAGACCTTGGAGACGGTCGCCTCGTGGCCCATGGTGACGTCGTCCTCGCGGATGTCGACGTAGGGGTAGGTGTCGCTGCGGCTGATCTGGTCGACCAGCAGCGCGTCACACTTCACCGTCGACCGGCTGCCGTGCGCACCCGGGTTGATCTTGATCAAGCCGCGGTACGACGACCGGCCGCCGCCGCGCGCCACCGACTTGGAGACGATGTTGCTCGAGGTGTTCGGCGCCAGGTGGACCATCTTCGAGCCGGTGTCCTGGTGCTGGCCCGCCCCGGCAAAGGCCACCGAGAGGACCTCGCCCTTGGCGTACTCGCCGGTCAGCCACACCGCCGGGTACTTCATGGTCACCTTGGACCCGATGTTCCCGTCGACCCACTCCATGGTCGCGCCGGCCTCGGCCTTGGCGCGCTTGGTGACCAGGTTGTAGACGTTGTTCGACCAGTTCTGGATGGTGGTGTAGCGGCACCGACCACCCTTCTTGACGATGATCTCGACGACGGCCGAGTGCAGCGAGTCCGACTTGTAGATCGGCGCGGTGCACCCCTCGACGTAGTGGACGTAGGCGTCCTCGTCGACGATGATCAGCGTCCGCTCGAACTGGCCCATGTTCTCGGTGTTGATCCGGAAGTAGGCCTGCAGCGGGATGTCCACGTGCACGCCCGGCGGCACGTAGATGAACGACCCACCCGACCAGACGGCCGTGTTGAGCGCGGAGAACTTGTTGTCGCCGGCCGGGATCACCGAGCCGAAGTACTCCTGGAACAGTTCCGGGTGCTCGCGCAGGCCGGAGTCGGTGTCGAGGAAGATGACGCCCTTCTCCTCCAGGTCCTCGCGGATCTGGTGGTAGACGACCTCGGACTCGTACTGCGCGGCGACGCCGGCGACGAGGCGCTGCTTCTCGGCTTCCGGGATGCCCAGCCGGTCGTAGGTGTTGCGGATGTCCTCGGGCAGGTCCTCCCAGGATTCGGCCTGCTTCTCGGTGGAACGCACGAAGTACTTGATGTTGTCGAAGTCGATCTCGTCGAGTTCGGCGCCCCAGGTCGGCATCGGCTTGCGGTCGAAGATGCGCAGCGCCTTGAGCCGGGCCTCGAGCATCCACTCCGGCTCGTTCTTCTTCGCCGAGATGTCGGCGACGACGGCCTCGGACAGACCGCGCTTGGCCGACGCACCGGCCTCATCGGAATCCGCCCACCCGTAGCCGTAGTGGCCCAGGGAGGCGATCGTCTCGTCCTGGGTCATCGGTGTCGCGGGCGTCGGGGTCTGTGTCTGCTCGGTGAGCGTCATCAGGAGCCTTCCTTTTCGATCGGCGCGGGCTGTGCGCCGGTTACCGGGGCTGTCAACGGGATATGGGTCGTACAGGCACAGTCGCCGTTGGCGATGGTCGCCAGGCGCTGGACGTGGGTGCCGAGGAGTTCGGTGAAGCGCTGCGTCTCGGCTTCGCACAGCTCGGGGAACTCGGCCGCGACGTGCGCGACCGGGCAGTGGTGCTGGCAGATCTGCACACCGGACCCGACCGCACGCGTGTTGGCGGCGTACCCGGCGCCGGTCAGGGCCGAGGCGATCTGCTCGATCGTGTCCGGAACGGCATCGGCGTCGGCGGCCGGAACGACCTCGGCGGTCACCCGCTCGATGCGCTCGTGGGCGAACGCGGCGATCGCGTCGTCACCGCCGGCGCTGCGTAGCGCACGCAGCGCCGCACTGGCCAGGTCGTCGTAGGCGTGGCGCAACTTGCCGCGGCCGGCCGCGGTCAGCTGGAACCATTTGGCGGGTCGGCCCCGGCCGCGCTGGCCGCCGCCGAATCCCTGGCCGGTCTGAGCGGTCTCGACGTCGCCGGTCGCCAGCAGGGCATCGAGGTGGCGGCGCACGCCGGCCGGGCTGATTCCGAGCCGGTCGGCGATATCGCCGGCCGTCAGGGGGCCGTCGGCCCCAAGGAGCTCGACGACGGCCTGGCGCGTCTGGCCGTCGGTCGATCCGCCCGGCCGGACCAGCTCACCGACGCCCACCGCGCCGTCGGCGCGCCGGGTTCGTCGGGAAGTGGTCATGCTTTTCACAACACAAGTGTGACGTAATTGATTCCGGCCCCACAAGCAAGGGTGGCCTTACCCTCGGACCCCGTCCGAGACCGCGTCGGCGCCGACTACAGTTCTGTCTCGTGGCCTCCTCCCTGCTCGACTACCTCGGGTTGTCCCCGCGCCGCAAGCGGGCCGGCGAGCCGGCGCCGCCGAACCGCGACGACGAATCGGAGTTCGGCGCCTCCGTCGCGGGGTTGCACACCGACGAGCCCGAGGTCGGCCCCCTCGACGCCGACGAGAACAAACGCCTGACGAGGATCAAAATCTTCGGCGCCACCGGCTCGATTCTGCTGCTCATCGGTTCGCTGGGGACCGGCGCGATCCCGGTCAGCCAGAATCCGGTGGCCGGGATGCGCCTGCTGTCGCTGCCGTCGCGGATGTTCGGCACCGCGCTGTCGCTGTCGATCGGCGGCACCCTGATGCTCGTGGTCGCCTGGCTGCTGATCGGTCGTTTCGCCGTGGGCCGGCTCAGCGTCGAGGTCTTCCACGGCACCACCCCTGCCCGCCGGATGACCCGACGCCAGGCCGACCACACGCTGCTGCTGTGGATCGCCCCGATCATCGTCGCGCCGCCGCTGCTGTCGAAGGACATCTACTCCTACCTGGCGCAGAGCGCGATCGCCTACATCGGCAACGACCCGTACACGGTCAGCCCGCTGAACGGCCTGCCGCCCGATCACCCGCTCTACGAACTGGCCGGCTCGGTGCCCAACATCTGGAAGGACACCCCGGCGCCCTACGGGCCGCTGTTCTTGTGGCTGGGCCAGCACATCACCGCGTTGACCGGCGACAACATCACCGTGGGGATCTTCCTCCACCGCATGCTGGCGTTGTCGGGTGTGGCGATGATCGTCTGGGCCCTGCCGCGGCTCGCACGCCGGTGCGGCGTCTCCCCGATCGCCGCGCTGTGGCTCGGCGCGATGAACCCGCTGGTGATCCTGCACCTCGTCGGCGGCATCCACAACGAGTCGCTGATGCTGGGCATGATGCTCGTCGGCCTCGAATTGGGGCTGGCCGCCGTCGACTCCGGGCGGGCCCTGCACAGTTCACGGTGGCGGTGGTTGCCGTCGGCCGCCGGTTGGCTGCTGATCGCGGGCGCCGGCGTCATCGCCATGTCGTCGATGATCAAGGCGACCTCGATCATCGCAATGGGCTTCCTCGGCGTCGCACTCGCACGGCGGTGGGGCGCGACCCTGCCCACCCTGCGGGGGCTGCCCATACGGGAGTGGTGGACGACCTACCGGCACACGGTGGTCGCGCTGGCGCGCTCGGCATTGCTCATGGGCGCCATCGCGGTCGTGGTGATCGTCGGGATCTGCGTCGGCACCGGACTGGGGTTCGGCTGGACGCGGACCTTGTCGACCGGCGACATCGTCCGCTCGTGGATGTCGATGCCGACCCTGCTGTCGGTCGGCGCCGGCCGCACCGGCATCGGGCTGGGGCTGGGCGATCACACCCAGGCGATTCTCGACATCGTCCGCCCGCTGGGCCAACTGATCGCCGGGGCGTTCATCATCCGCTGGCTGCTGGCCGCCCTCGGCGGGCGCATCCACCCGATCGGCGCGCTCGGCATCTCGATGGCCACCATCGTCGCCTTCTCCCCCTTCGCCCAGGCCTGGTACCTGCTGTGGGCGGTCATCCCGCTGGCGGCCTGGGCCTCCGACCGCTGGTTCCGCATCGGCGCGATCGCCTCGTCGGCGCTCATCGCCACCGTCGTCATGCCGACGAGTTCCAACACCACCGGCATCGTGTTGGCGCAGGGACTGCTGGCGGCGATCATGATGGTCGCCGTGCTCACCGCCCTGTTCTTCGAGGAGAAACCCAAGTGGCTGCCCTCGATCGGGCGGTCCGGCGGCGGCGAATAGGGTGGAGGGCGTGTCCCGAACCGCTCCACCCCGCGATGACGCCGCCGTCCGCCTCACCGGCCTGCGCAAGTCCTACGGCACCGTCACCGCGGTCGACGGGATCGACCTGACGATGCGCCGCGGCTCGGTGCTGGCGCTACTCGGCCCCAACGGGGCGGGTAAGACGACGACGGTGGAGATCTGCGAGGGCTTCACCGCCCCCGACGCCGGCGAGGTGCGCGTGCTCGGACTCGACCCGCGCGCCGATAACGATGCGCTGCGCGCCCGCATCGGCGTGATGCTGCAGGGCGGCGGCGCCTACCCGGGCGCCCGCGCGGCCGAGATGCTGCGCCTGTGTGCCGCCTACAGCGCCAACCCCCTCGATCCCGAGTGGTTGCTGGACGTCCTCGGCCTGAGCTCGGTCGGCAAGGTCCCGTTCCGCCGCCTCTCCGGTGGCCAGCAACAGCGGCTGTCGCTGGCCTGTGCGCTGGTAGGACGGCCGGAGCTCGTCTTCCTCGACGAGCCGACCGCCGGCCTCGACGCCCACGCGCGGATCGTCGTGTGGGACCTCATCACCGCCCTGCGCGCCGACGGCGTGAGCGTGCTGCTGACCACCCACATGCTCGACGAGGCCGAGGGGCTGGC
Proteins encoded:
- a CDS encoding SufS family cysteine desulfurase, which translates into the protein MSIAREETTTPLDVVAVRADFPILARRVRDGKPLAYLDSGATSQRPLQVLDAERDFLVSHNAAVHRGAHQLAEEATDAYEHAREVIARFVGVGADEIVFTKNATESLNLVACALSDDRAGGVFGGKPLGPGDTIVVTELEHHANLVPWQEVCRRTGATLRWYGVTDDGRIDLDSLTLDGSVRVVAFTHQSNVTGAVADVAEIVRRAREVGALVVLDACQSVPHMAVDFAALDVDFAAFSGHKMFGPSGVGVLYGRSRLLEQLPPFLTGGSMIETVTMESSTYAAPPQRFEAGVPMTSQAVGLGAAVDYLDSLGMEAVAQHEHALTAAALAALGQIDGLRIIGPTDTVNRGGAVSFVVDGVHAHDLGQILDDEGVAIRVGHHCAWPMHRRFGIAASARATFAAYNTVDEVDRLAAAIVRAQSFFGGR
- the sufD gene encoding Fe-S cluster assembly protein SufD: MSDSTTQSNPAATVVANKGELFTSFDVEAFEVPGQHEEAWRFTPFRRLRGLHNGTAPATGTAAVEVGTADASLPDGLTVETVARGDERLGQGGVPFDRVAAQAFSSFPEATILTVAAEAVLDEPVNVVITGPGEGETAYGHLQVRVERFAKAVIVLDQRGSGTYAENIEFIVGDGAHLTVVNLHEWADDTVHVATHHALLQRDATLRHFAISLGGNLVRLSPIVRYAAPGGDAEMWGLYFADAGQHLEQRLLVDHSQPHCRSFVTYKGALRGDPSGDKRKEAHTVWIGDVLIRPAAEGTDTYELNRNLVLTDGARADSVPNLEIETGEIVGAGHASATGRFDDEQLFYLMARGIPEDAARRLVVRGFFGEVIAKIPVPALRDRLTEAVEAELAVGGV
- a CDS encoding metal-sulfur cluster assembly factor; the encoded protein is MTDTEPQAEPTTSLPKLEDVEEAMRDVVDPELGINVVDLGLVYGMEVTDEAVAKLDMTLTSAACPLQDVIEDQSRAALISSGLCTELEINWVWLPPWGPEKITDDGREQLRALGFTV
- a CDS encoding ABC transporter ATP-binding protein, which codes for MEGVSRTAPPRDDAAVRLTGLRKSYGTVTAVDGIDLTMRRGSVLALLGPNGAGKTTTVEICEGFTAPDAGEVRVLGLDPRADNDALRARIGVMLQGGGAYPGARAAEMLRLCAAYSANPLDPEWLLDVLGLSSVGKVPFRRLSGGQQQRLSLACALVGRPELVFLDEPTAGLDAHARIVVWDLITALRADGVSVLLTTHMLDEAEGLADDIVIIDAGRVVASGTPQELTSHDAGGLRISAAAGIAITDTAGAVSRACGGAPVTGAETAPGTYLLRGPTTPTAIAAVTAWCAEQDVQITELRVDGSSLQDVFLNLTGREVRA
- the sufC gene encoding Fe-S cluster assembly ATPase SufC; translation: MTTLEIRDLHVKVATTDPDAEPIEILKGVNLTVKSGETHAIMGPNGSGKSTLSYAIAGHPKYEVTSGSITLDGEDVLEMSVDERARAGLFLAMQYPVEVPGVSMSNFLRTAATAVRGEAPKLRHWVKETKEAMAALEIDPAFAERSVNEGFSGGEKKRHEILQLDLLKPKIAILDETDSGLDVDALRIVSEGVNRYKEQEDGGVLLITHYTRILRYIKPDYVHVFVDGRIVESAGPELADELENNGYVRFTSGASA
- a CDS encoding NAD-dependent epimerase/dehydratase family protein produces the protein MRAAVTGAAGYVGTNLIEALVADGHEVLAIDREIPADAGATQDSCEWREIDIFDVEAMTAALRGVDRVYHLVAMITLKQEDPIAWRVNTEGVAVVARAALAAGVGRFVHCSSIHSFDQYSCGGTIDEKSVRSADAHIPVYDRSKWAGEQELRTVIAEGLDAVIANPTGVYGPVDGAHGRPLSRINGILRDGARGFVPVFIEGGFDLVDVRDVARGLILAGEHGRTGENYIIGGEHVRLMDALCEAAGATGRLRPAFAIPTGILNAVIAIAEPIGHLFGSDLVSRASLGAIQSAPKIDIDKARTELGYSPRNSAETVADLVGFLAESGRLGSARPKASRRAQVPAAV
- the sufU gene encoding Fe-S cluster assembly sulfur transfer protein SufU is translated as MRMEQMYQDVILDHYKHPHGRGLREPFGAEVHHVNPTCGDEVTLRVALSDDGASVADVSYGGQGCSISQASTSVLYDQLVGLPVDEALGVVESFTTMMTSRGQDSGDDEVIGDGIAFAGVSKYPARVKCALLGWMAFKDALSRAVDDAPETKTKEEEPA
- a CDS encoding helix-turn-helix transcriptional regulator, whose translation is MTTSRRTRRADGAVGVGELVRPGGSTDGQTRQAVVELLGADGPLTAGDIADRLGISPAGVRRHLDALLATGDVETAQTGQGFGGGQRGRGRPAKWFQLTAAGRGKLRHAYDDLASAALRALRSAGGDDAIAAFAHERIERVTAEVVPAADADAVPDTIEQIASALTGAGYAANTRAVGSGVQICQHHCPVAHVAAEFPELCEAETQRFTELLGTHVQRLATIANGDCACTTHIPLTAPVTGAQPAPIEKEGS
- the sufB gene encoding Fe-S cluster assembly protein SufB; the encoded protein is MTLTEQTQTPTPATPMTQDETIASLGHYGYGWADSDEAGASAKRGLSEAVVADISAKKNEPEWMLEARLKALRIFDRKPMPTWGAELDEIDFDNIKYFVRSTEKQAESWEDLPEDIRNTYDRLGIPEAEKQRLVAGVAAQYESEVVYHQIREDLEEKGVIFLDTDSGLREHPELFQEYFGSVIPAGDNKFSALNTAVWSGGSFIYVPPGVHVDIPLQAYFRINTENMGQFERTLIIVDEDAYVHYVEGCTAPIYKSDSLHSAVVEIIVKKGGRCRYTTIQNWSNNVYNLVTKRAKAEAGATMEWVDGNIGSKVTMKYPAVWLTGEYAKGEVLSVAFAGAGQHQDTGSKMVHLAPNTSSNIVSKSVARGGGRSSYRGLIKINPGAHGSRSTVKCDALLVDQISRSDTYPYVDIREDDVTMGHEATVSKVSDDQLFYLMSRGLTEDEAMAMVVRGFVEPIAKELPMEYALELNRLIELQMEGAVG
- the mptB gene encoding polyprenol phosphomannose-dependent alpha 1,6 mannosyltransferase MptB; this translates as MASSLLDYLGLSPRRKRAGEPAPPNRDDESEFGASVAGLHTDEPEVGPLDADENKRLTRIKIFGATGSILLLIGSLGTGAIPVSQNPVAGMRLLSLPSRMFGTALSLSIGGTLMLVVAWLLIGRFAVGRLSVEVFHGTTPARRMTRRQADHTLLLWIAPIIVAPPLLSKDIYSYLAQSAIAYIGNDPYTVSPLNGLPPDHPLYELAGSVPNIWKDTPAPYGPLFLWLGQHITALTGDNITVGIFLHRMLALSGVAMIVWALPRLARRCGVSPIAALWLGAMNPLVILHLVGGIHNESLMLGMMLVGLELGLAAVDSGRALHSSRWRWLPSAAGWLLIAGAGVIAMSSMIKATSIIAMGFLGVALARRWGATLPTLRGLPIREWWTTYRHTVVALARSALLMGAIAVVVIVGICVGTGLGFGWTRTLSTGDIVRSWMSMPTLLSVGAGRTGIGLGLGDHTQAILDIVRPLGQLIAGAFIIRWLLAALGGRIHPIGALGISMATIVAFSPFAQAWYLLWAVIPLAAWASDRWFRIGAIASSALIATVVMPTSSNTTGIVLAQGLLAAIMMVAVLTALFFEEKPKWLPSIGRSGGGE
- a CDS encoding lipoprotein LpqH, with the protein product MQRLHMASILGAGVLAAALTGCNSVDNPIGQGGEASVKVDGVALNLPDKSVGCVTSNGRINISVGSKQNNSGIAAVITDGDNPQVLSVGLGAVDGVTLGFVSGIPGGGSATVTKSLKTYTIAGEATGVNISNLTQPSKKHFELKVRCP